The following coding sequences lie in one Rutidosis leptorrhynchoides isolate AG116_Rl617_1_P2 chromosome 4, CSIRO_AGI_Rlap_v1, whole genome shotgun sequence genomic window:
- the LOC139841874 gene encoding clathrin interactor EPSIN 2-like, with protein sequence MKKAFDQTVRDIKRGVNKTVLKVPSVEQKVLDATSNEPWGPHGSLLADIAMASRNYHEYQMIMTVIWKRINDTGKNWRHVYKGLTVLEYLVANGSERVIDEIREHAYQITSLSDFQYLDHTGRDQGSNVRKKSQSLVALINDKEKIQEVRQKAASNWDKFHNTSGGGKYRPGSYPGSGGFDDDRNYGSRDNGYGREREWGDDKYGSRDGDRYGEERYGRDRYRDEESRSRSYDGDNYSRRSKSSDRDRERAYENDGPYSSRDGETKSASLPVATSHDAAVSSSHVVAPPPIAATSPPLPVDTMPPLPAATSATEINGFDEFDPRGSFGSFPAAPPTSGGSETNLFGSSSDPFSLNELAIVPVTTTTSEPDTFTNSNPAGPTFVAASSAPGGTSQPFDDPFGDGPFRAVPSTDGLSAPPQSASPFSQSSGPPQPAVPTPDAGNNFGYGTSFDQTTDILADLLPPPGPSQTSFQTPLGQNTFPSSYPGQPSFQGGQFASQPGFPSQGGQTAGAGGFPSQLGSGFPGSNGQPTNQTNFYGGFEPQVSSAPVQPVPQVTATSSYYQQPKAQSGSTLNASTGALVMVPQEPAKFETKSTVWADTLNRGLVNLNIAGSKTNPMSNIGVDFEALNRKEKRMEKPSATPMTSNVTMGKAMGSGSGIGRAGVGPLRPQPNPMMGPSMAGPAYGAGYVSMNQQPMGQFQMQPPSAGYPPPSGPYNPMMVRGVGYGQQPYGGYR encoded by the exons ATGAAGAAGGCCTTTGATCAAACTGTCAGGGACAT TAAAAGAGGAGTCAACAAGACAGTTCTTAAAGTTCCTTCAGTGGAACAAAAA GTTCTTGATGCTACAAGTAATGAGCCTTGGGGTCCTCATGGATCGCTTCTGGCTGATATTGCAATGGCTTCAAGAAATTA TCATGAATACCAGATGATCATGACGGTGATCTGGAAGCGTATCAACGATACAGGGAAAAATTGGCGCCATGTGTACAAG GGTTTGACGGTTCTTGAATACTTGGTAGCAAATGGGTCAGAGCGTGTCATAGATGAGATTAGGGAACATGCTTATCAGATAACG TCCTTGTCAGATTTTCAGTATCTTGATCATACTGGGAGGGATCAGGGGAGCAATGTAAGGAAGAAGTCGCAAAGTCTTGTGGCGCTAATTAATGATAAAGAAAAAATACAAGAAGTTAGACAGAAGGCTGCCTCTAACTGGGACAA GTTTCATAACACGTCAGGAGGTGGAAAGTACAGGCCTGGTTCGTATCCTGGTTCAGGAGGTTTTGATGATGATCGTAATTATGGAAGTAGAGATAATGGTTACGGGAGGGAAAGAGAATGGGGTGATGATAAATACGGTAGTCGTGATGGAGATCGTTACGGGGAAGAACGATACGGACGGGATCGATATAGGGATGAAGAATCACGCAGTAGAAGTTATGATGGTGACAACTATAGCCGAAGAAGTAAAAGTTCTGATAGAGATAGGGAACGTGCTTATGAAAATGATGGACCATATTCTTCAAG GGACGGAGAGACAAAATCTGCATCCCTGCCTGTAGCTACCAGTCATGATGCCGCTGTTTCTAGCAGCCATGTAGTTGCACCACCGCCAATAGCCGCTACTTCACCTCCACTACCAGTAGACACGATGCCTCCTCTACCTGCTGCCACCTCAGCTACGGAAATTAATGGGTTTGATGAATTTGATCCTCGTGGTTCATTTGGTTCGTTTCCAG CAGCACCACCAACTTCAGGTGGTTCTGAAACAAATCTATTCGGTTCTTCCTCAGACCCTTTCTCTTTGAATGAATTGGCTATTGTGCCGGTTACAACTACAACTTCTGAACCTGATACTTTCACGAACTCGAATCCTGCTGGGCCAACATTTGTGGCTGCATCTTCAGCACCTGGTGGCACTAGTCAG CCTTTTGATGATCCTTTTGGTGACGGTCCTTTTAGAGCTGTCCCATCTACTGATGGATTATCGGCCCCACCACAATCAGCTTCTCCCTTCAGCCAAAGTTCAGGCCCACCTCAACCAGCGGTTCCTACACCAGACGCGGGAAATAACTTTGGATATGGAACCAGTTTTGACCAAACTACTGATATCCTAGCTGATCTCCTGCCACCACCTGGACCTTCACAGACAAGTTTTCAAACTCCACTTGGCCAAAACACATTCCCGTCGAGTTATCCTGGTCAACCTTCATTTCAAGGTGGTCAATTTGCATCGCAGCCTGGTTTCCCGTCCCAAGGTGGTCAAACCGCAGGTGCAGGTGGTTTTCCATCTCAATTGGGATCCGGTTTTCCCGGTTCCAATGGTCAACCAACTAATCAGACCAACTTTTATGGGGGTTTTGAACCTCAGGTTTCTTCGGCGCCGGTGCAACCCGTGCCTCAAGTTACTGCGACTTCAAGTTATTATCAACAGCCAAAAGCTCAATCGGGTTCTACCTTAAATGCCTCAACTGGTGCCCTTGTTATGGTTCCTCAAGAACCAGCCAAGTTTGAGACTAAATCCACTGTCTGGGCTGACACGTTGAATCGTGGGCTTGTTAATCTAAACATAGCTGGAT CTAAAACAAACCCGATGTCTAATATCGGGGTTGACTTTGAAGCCTTGAATCGGAAGGAGAAGAGAATGGAGAAACCTAGCGCAACCCCTATGACTTCGAATGTAACCATGGGTAAGGCCATGGGTTCAGGTTCTGGGATTGGACGTGCTGGTGTGGGTCCGCTCAGACCCCAACCGAACCCCATGATGGGCCCCAGCATGGCTGGACCTGCTTATGGAGCAGGTTATGTCAGCATGAACCAGCAGCCTATGGGTCAGTTTCAGATGCAACCTCCTTCAGCTGGTTATCCACCTCCGTCTGGACCTTACAATCCAATGATGGTTCGCGGTGTTGGTTATGGTCAACAGCCATATGGCGGCTACAGATGA